The Syntrophorhabdus sp. region GATAATTCGGGATATTTCTACGTCTACGATTCAAAGTGCGTCAACATCGCCCATGCCGCACAGAAAGACCTGCAGGGCAAGAACCTGTACGATTACAAGGACACCAAGGGCAAATACGTCATCCGCGCTCTCCTCGAAGCCGCGAAAAAGGGCGGCGGATTCGTCGATTTCTACTGGGTAAAACCGGGTTCCAAGACCGAGGCGCCCAAACTGGGCTACGTTGAACCCATCCCCGGCACAGACTACTTCATCGGCACGGGCGTATACCTGCCCTAGAAAAGAGACATTATCTCTCGCCCGTTCGTCGCTTGCGCTCCTCTCTCGAGTTCGCAGAGGACGCAGAGAGAGACCAAAAGAGAGAAAAGACTGCCGCCGGATTTCGAAGCCTACCAAAATCCGGCGGCCTTCTCGTCCCGCCGTCCCGGCGGGAGAGAAACAAATAGTTTTTTTATCCTGAACAAGCTATCCCCCCTCATCTTCCCTGTAGTCATAGGTCCTATGGGTCCTATACCCCATCCTCCAACCCCCACACTACCTTACCCCCCAAGACTTCCATCCCCCCACCTGAAACCAAGCTCCTTCTTTGCCTCCCGTCCCAGACGGGATGCAAAGCCGGCCGGATTTTGGAAGGCTTCGAAATCCGGCCGAATCGTTT contains the following coding sequences:
- a CDS encoding C50 carotenoid epsilon cyclase → MFALVLGLTLLVCFTVPAEAAPQAAPKAAPIEQYKDTAKVMTHSFAAALGGALANVKNEKDRAALIRSFIAPVRFYADNSGYFYVYDSKCVNIAHAAQKDLQGKNLYDYKDTKGKYVIRALLEAAKKGGGFVDFYWVKPGSKTEAPKLGYVEPIPGTDYFIGTGVYLP